From the Elaeis guineensis isolate ETL-2024a chromosome 16, EG11, whole genome shotgun sequence genome, the window GTTCCAATGGAGGTAAAATAAGACTGACCCACTTCACGGCTTCGATAAATCTGCATGAACTGAGCAGCCTCTAACATATCTCTTCCACCATTCTGCAACATCAATCATTTGCAAATTCAGCTATGCAACAAGGTTACAGGAAAGATGGTTTAGATAGCAGTGAAAGAAACAGAATCATATACTTAAATAATGACTAGAAGAGCATTATTACATGTGCTACAGTACCTACAAGGGTGATACCAGATCATCAGATAAAAGTAATCTTCATTACATGAACAATAATGGATATTTACATTTTGGGCAAGCCATTTACCACATTTTGTATAAATGTTTCAGTTTTGCTCAAGTGCTTTTGCATCAAttactgtattttttttttaagctaaGGTAATTTATATGGAAGaggaaatatgcaaatatgaatttCAGCAGAAACCTACATGGCTAAGTAGATAAGCATGCAAGAAAGGTTTAAAGGTTTAATCATAAACTGTTAGCCAATTGACATCCAACCCTAGATCATGCAACGGATGAAAATGTATTCTGCAGCTCCTGCACAAAGAATAGATAAATCCCTTCATCATGATGAGTTCTGCATTTCTAACAAAAGTTAAACTCATGCTATAATGGCATACCTATCTCTATTTAGTTTTGTAAAAAATGATCTGTTGATCAagtctcttcttccttttttataaCATATATGAGAGGACATAGACGATCACAGAACCCCCTGTGGCTACAGTCTATACATTCCGCTAATTATATGAAATAAAAGCCAATTACTCGCATAGTGAATAGAGGCCAGAATATTGACTAAACAATAGTTGAATCTAGATATTAGGCAAcaaaagagaactactcaaatATTAAGGATTTCAGAGTGTCCCTTGCAATCAGAACTAAAGAAAAGAATTCAAAAAACTCATGATTAGTTAATTAATCCCATGGTTTCAATATAAAGTTATAAACCAGCAATACCCATCTTAAAAATgcagctaaaaatggagggacaACAACATAATGTCATTTTATAGAATTTGAGAACACAACTAAGTTTCAAAAATCCTCAGGATGGAAACCCTGTCACTGCAATCAAATATATGTTTTAACTTTCAGTTACATTTCTAATAAACTTGCAATCCTGACCCTTCAtgtgaaaaggaaaaaaatgagcaTGGATCCCTCAAAGAATACTGAAATACTTAGACACAGGTTTTCAGGGAGAAAAATGCTGAAGAAGTGCCATGCAAACTGTACCTCCCCCTGCTGGACCAACGACTCCTCAAAAACCCGAGCCTTTTGAAGGCTCATGTTATCAGTTGCAGCTGCAACATAGTATCTCGGCACAAATCTGTCCTTCTGAAGCACGTTCAAAATGCTAAGCATTTCTGCTGTGTGGCCTCCTACATATCCATTCCAGAAATTACCAGATAAATGAATACAGATATATATAAACATGAATTTCAGGATaattcctttcttccttctcacATATCCACCGCATAtttaaccaaaattttcaatAAAAGCATATAAAGCATGAACTTTAAAAAATTTGGCATACATAGATTTATCGAATTTATCaatgcaaaatatatatatatatatatatatatatatatatatatatatatatatatatatatccgaaTTTGACATCCTAACCGTGAAAGAAATCTTCAAACAATAACGAAATCTATAATATGTTTTGGAAATTCAGCATACCTGACCCAAGAATAATGAGAGTTCTAACTCTCTCTGATGCAGAGGCTCTGAGGGGCCTTCCAGTCCAATACAGCACATATGCCACACGAATAACAATGGCAGCGACGAGAATTGGGAAAACATAGCAGAAATTTCCGCTAATTTCCTGCcacatatcttcaaaaaaaaaaaaaaaaatcaaactttgaGGATCCAGCGATCCAAAATTTCGACAATTGCCTGCCAATCAAACATTTATTCATTGGAAAGATCAGAAGTTCACGTGAAAACAAATCTAAACGAGAGAATTTTGCTGAGGTCTCACCGGAATACGGCCACGCTTAGAAACCCTAGCTTTCCCCAGGTTCTCGTCGTCTTTCCCTAGAAGAAAGGGCAGAATGGATGTTTGAGCCTTCAATGAGCCAGTTATCCCCTATGTAATTGAGTATGTGCTTGGAAAACCGGCCGGTTGGCGTTTCTATTGGGTAACCACCGGTTATACATAGCAGTACCCCATCCGACTTAGGTGAATTCCAGGTCTGATCCAGAGTGGCATCGGCTCTGCAATTTAGAGTAAATTGAGTAGATTGGATCTGGAATTTTTTAGCTTGTTCTGTTCATTCAGGTTTAGATCCATCCACTTTGGATTCGGGTTATATCTTTCATGCAAGAATTGATGTTCTTTCACAAAAACGACCGTTAGATTGTGCCCAGACGGATTTTAAAGCACTCCTAAGATCGTCCAATGGATCTGTGTGAAGAAAGGTGAATTCTCCCTCTGTGAGAAAGATACAACCCGATCCATCCAGTTCAATGTCGATTGATGTGTAAGATATTAGTAATGTAGAAAGTCCTTCACAATGGAAGAGAATTTCTCTTTTATTGCATTCCTGATCTTTAATTTTGCACATCCAACATACGTAAATGAATATTATTATAACATAGTGTGTTTGCTTGATAGTCATGGTCCCATGGTTTGTGAACTTGCTTCATGATTATATAGCAAACAAAAAGATAGCTAATAAAACATTTCAGAATAAGTTCTtgcatattaattttatttaattttttccaaTACACTCATGTCCTCGTAATTATATGTCCTCGTAACCCACTTTCTGGATTCAGCTCAGAAAAACCCTAGCCGTCGTTTGAACTTCCCGATTCGGCTCTGAAACTTAATTTCCTTATTCGGCCCCTCCGAGCCTTCCACCgataaaaaaaaacagaggaaaagcACGGGAAACACAACGAAAACGAAAAACCGAAAATTTAAACGGcagattgataattttttttccttttcccttatttttctattcattttttctctttttcggaGATCTGTAGGAAGcaaagcacctgagggagatcggaggggaAGGCCGCGCCGGTGACGATGTCGAGGAAGGGAATGGCGGCAACCGGTGGGAGGTGGCggcgaggagagcagggaggaggtCGGCGTCTCTCTTTATCGGAGATCTGTGGGAAGAAAACCACCTGAGGGAGATTGGGGAGGAAGGCAACGGCGGAGACCGGCGGGAGGTGGGCGTCCGCTAGGGCTCGGGAAGGGttcgaagaaaagaagaaaaaaaaaacgcGGCCGCTGttttggaaaaaagaaaaaaaaaaaaaacacgtgGCATGTTAAGAGAGGGTTAAA encodes:
- the LOC105059563 gene encoding uncharacterized protein — its product is MWQEISGNFCYVFPILVAAIVIRVAYVLYWTGRPLRASASERVRTLIILGSGGHTAEMLSILNVLQKDRFVPRYYVAAATDNMSLQKARVFEESLVQQGENGGRDMLEAAQFMQIYRSREVGQSYFTSIGTTLIAMVHALWLTLRIRPQVIICNGPGTCIPLCVSAYLLKVVGLRWSTIFYVESIARVRKLSLSGLLLYKLGLADQFIVQWPQLQKKYPRAHHVGRLM